The following are from one region of the Magallana gigas chromosome 6, xbMagGiga1.1, whole genome shotgun sequence genome:
- the LOC136276557 gene encoding uncharacterized protein isoform X1 codes for MDRAPRRMSSFEEQKDDKPEPREAEEQEVKRADRAEDSGSNRADQGSEEGSDREGDPKDEQVTYHTSYHNKAFTAKEEDLNRSTDRVGEEFDL; via the exons ATGGACAGGGCACCACGAAGGATGAGCAGCTTTGAGGAACAGAAAGATGACAAG CCTGAGCCTCGTGAGGCTGAGGAACAGGAAGTTAAGAGGGCTGATCGTGCTGAGGATTCTGGGAGTAATCGAGCTGACCAGGGCTCGGAGGAGGGGTCTGATAGAGAAGGCGACCCCAAGGACGAGCAGGTTACATATCACACG TCCTACCATAACAAGGCATTTACA GCCAAAGAAGAAGACCTGAATCGCAGCACAGATCGAGTGGGAGAGGAGTTTGATTTATAG
- the LOC136276557 gene encoding uncharacterized protein isoform X2 gives MDRAPRRMSSFEEQKDDKPEPREAEEQEVKRADRAEDSGSNRADQGSEEGSDREGDPKDEQSYHNKAFTAKEEDLNRSTDRVGEEFDL, from the exons ATGGACAGGGCACCACGAAGGATGAGCAGCTTTGAGGAACAGAAAGATGACAAG CCTGAGCCTCGTGAGGCTGAGGAACAGGAAGTTAAGAGGGCTGATCGTGCTGAGGATTCTGGGAGTAATCGAGCTGACCAGGGCTCGGAGGAGGGGTCTGATAGAGAAGGCGACCCCAAGGACGAGCAG TCCTACCATAACAAGGCATTTACA GCCAAAGAAGAAGACCTGAATCGCAGCACAGATCGAGTGGGAGAGGAGTTTGATTTATAG
- the LOC136276557 gene encoding neurofilament light polypeptide-like isoform X4, whose translation MDRAPRRMSSFEEQKDDKPEPREAEEQEVKRADRAEDSGSNRADQGSEEGSDREGDPKDEQAKEEDLNRSTDRVGEEFDL comes from the exons ATGGACAGGGCACCACGAAGGATGAGCAGCTTTGAGGAACAGAAAGATGACAAG CCTGAGCCTCGTGAGGCTGAGGAACAGGAAGTTAAGAGGGCTGATCGTGCTGAGGATTCTGGGAGTAATCGAGCTGACCAGGGCTCGGAGGAGGGGTCTGATAGAGAAGGCGACCCCAAGGACGAGCAG GCCAAAGAAGAAGACCTGAATCGCAGCACAGATCGAGTGGGAGAGGAGTTTGATTTATAG
- the LOC136276557 gene encoding uncharacterized protein isoform X3: MDRAPRRMSSFEEQKDDKPEPREAEEQEVKRADRAEDSGSNRADQGSEEGSDREGDPKDEQVTYHTAKEEDLNRSTDRVGEEFDL; the protein is encoded by the exons ATGGACAGGGCACCACGAAGGATGAGCAGCTTTGAGGAACAGAAAGATGACAAG CCTGAGCCTCGTGAGGCTGAGGAACAGGAAGTTAAGAGGGCTGATCGTGCTGAGGATTCTGGGAGTAATCGAGCTGACCAGGGCTCGGAGGAGGGGTCTGATAGAGAAGGCGACCCCAAGGACGAGCAGGTTACATATCACACG GCCAAAGAAGAAGACCTGAATCGCAGCACAGATCGAGTGGGAGAGGAGTTTGATTTATAG
- the LOC136276558 gene encoding serine-rich adhesin for platelets-like, protein MWIVKDTNQKSSSHSSLTKPNLKRQRGRQRTGSENFKKVSFDEESLRSASSQFSRSDSELWPQKLSVPKGRYLKKRTSSQSSMDSPLNVQSTMTSTPRNPLQYNQKVRRNLKESDFNSSVDEGFSDTFERNASGRKNDSNISCANSSKSGSFDRSPELTGGNTEMDKAHRSSESTQGQISFGGSLYRYSSSESDDDHRADVKLEEKKVNSTRQKGRRDRQKAQADVKSPPARVSLEKSGFVIQDLDSEPGHRQLGTKSLSKNYRIAPSEKAMERRAFYNESPGNSEDSFSYKNNEAILLEKYIIRKPDSEASKSPRDQKPLDDSILRSNLKDPPEEMELHDSFEYYGFAAGPQSTSSTGNILNESEVDSYHCDLVNEKRLVEEILYEDPSIKTELTKTTAHGTAEDEHDGNRNGMEDGRDAWTNSTASILSLSSEEGSASVDDFLQEYDNEPCVRRARSVTLGGEVSAPKNPPSASKKVRFSSEDNLVYELRHGFSDEEKSSGSPQKLDFDFIDDCHSDDQMSGSETSPPTPSLPRYFSDSDGSSSSCTPESSPRSPKNEAPLEESKTHRTLLQKSLKMPAEKKISEEDRDEYTCKEGFHHEEGFSNDNSLKDKSYVSENPISRRSQVKNDVLNTFKERTSESDRVIEIDKEEICANKPCDDLTPLQSEKESHMMTERNVCRSLFKEAENSFEESSKPSASHTKPTTSVEISRNILDAANASKDGNQVSGLDHEDLETKIQQSHELKVEDDSKKNSLLGKEACVPKTAFVHVSDEKQRQGIQTPISSGSVLSPSSSLPVRAARDSHSVSQNDPNFSTPDSAPLTSDSGVCTPVQDDKRFTPTAAVAKQCVPGVLVQENNTSTNSSFATNASPPVDQSYIDNQSQGILSVSKSGESQRNSTFVSFQSSPVDKPYISYSVCAIVSTQGTTPSSQSYSNSTLGSSSSTLSPSTSTAASVCKPSQNSSGQSHSAFSDWNRKSAPVKPLTFIPPKKNVTITSTQQNKSEKIMTPLASKSTLSPNVTPPKVTDSKKEPNSQQQLDGCSKQDKDCQSGKQKQKSSGNKYGSTAKWVLSHSERFLHGTDELDKQEKQATTRDTTNRENRGADEHSSLKIDVAEGKEDTTIQEKRGADENFSGKVEAAEGEGDRKVEQEGKRNEQELGPEGSSKCAKSEGEIGKEAEVQENTLIYKKENNTASVKNIGNSGSIWVKKDCQDTTMKLDIHQNNTTLDYESPSDISSKLQELNHDMSKGEKEQSSNHTRNTTDLVRSQREPGDFYVSRSYQMYPKEAMFHNVSSRLYNENPKKKVYIDGSLQGTTRKMEAKKQEQQEKGKDSVDGVHSVDSVHSVDSVHSVQNRETEGENAWKKDINFIKDSKQEVENIPIIAQRELASERQGKDYLDSSMMGRRGVTASKEEAESKGKLETNRNRKDLKTREAAPLCESESSDFEAELGLTEYSTDNHPETLIREKPREQEKSTKAASTSCGPKKTSQPEPPQSVRQKEGSRPEPQHSVREVPTMLARTLSAKRLSALVVRPESPESVYILSEIFLAILIFLVSMLFLFI, encoded by the coding sequence ATGTGGATTGTGAAGGACACTAATCAGAAAAGTAGCTCACATAGCTCATTAACTAAACCTAATCTAAAACGGCAAAGAGGGCGCCAGCGTACAGGAAGCGAAAATTTCAAGAAGGTGTCGTTTGATGAAGAAAGTCTCCGAAGTGCTAGTTCTCAGTTTAGCAGGAGTGACAGTGAACTTTGGCCTCAGAAATTGTCAGTGCCCAAGGGGCGGTACCTTAAGAAGAGAACCAGCAGTCAATCAAGCATGGACAGCCCACTGAATGTTCAGTCAACCATGACATCCACTCCTAGGAATCCTCTTCAGTATAATCAGAAGGTCAGGAGAAATCTTAAAGAGAGCGATTTCAACTCCAGTGTGGATGAAGGTTTCTCTGACACTTTCGAGAGAAATGCATCTGGAAGGAAAAATGATAGTAATATTAGTTGTGCAAATTCTTCTAAATCCGGTTCATTTGACCGCAGTCCAGAACTAACAGGTGGAAATACAGAGATGGACAAGGCTCACAGAAGTTCAGAGTCCACACAGGGTCAGATCTCATTTGGTGGCAGTTTGTATCGGTACAGCTCTTCAGAGTCGGATGATGACCACAGAGCTGATGTAAAGCTCGAGGAGAAAAAGGTTAACTCCACCAGACAGAAAGGTAGAAGAGACAGACAGAAGGCCCAGGCTGATGTCAAGTCACCACCAGCCAGAGTCAGTCTGGAGAAATCTGGATTTGTGATCCAAGACTTGGATTCAGAACCAGGACACAGACAACTTGGTACTAAAAGTCTTAGCAAGAACTATAGAATTGCTCCTTCAGAAAAAGCCATGGAAAGAAGAGCTTTCTATAACGAAAGTCCTGGTAATTCAGAGGACAGCTTCAGCTATAAAAACAATGAAGCCATTTTGTTGGAGAAATACATCATCAGAAAGCCTGATTCTGAAGCCTCCAAAAGCCCCCGGGATCAGAAACCCCTTGATGACAGCATCCTTCGCTCTAACCTTAAGGATCCTCCAGAGGAGATGGAGCTACATGACAGTTTTGAGTACTATGGATTCGCCGCAGGCCCTCAATCTACCTCCTCAACTGGCAACATTCTGAATGAAAGTGAAGTTGATAGTTACCATTGTGATTTAGTGAATGAGAAGAGATTAGTGGAGGAAATTCTTTATGAAGACCCTTCAATAAAAACAGAATTAACAAAGACTACAGCTCATGGTACAGCGGAAGATGAACATGATGGAAATAGGAATGGGATGGAAGATGGAAGAGATGCCTGGACAAACAGTACAGCCTCCATCTTGTCACTGTCTTCAGAGGAAGGAAGTGCCAGTGTGGATGATTTTCTCCAGGAATACGACAATGAACCGTGTGTAAGAAGAGCAAGGTCAGTCACACTGGGGGGAGAGGTCAGTGCCCCCAAGAACCCTCCATCAGCCAGCAAAAAAGTCCGATTTTCCAGTGAGGACAATCTAGTGTATGAGCTGAGGCATGGGTTCTCTGATGAGGAGAAGTCCAGTGGGTCCCCTCAGAAACTGGATTTTGACTTTATTGATGACTGTCACTCAGATGACCAGATGTCAGGGTCAGAGACCTCCCCACCCACCCCATCTCTCCCTAGGTATTTCAGCGACTCAGACGGGTCATCTAGCTCTTGTACCCCAGAATCCTCTCCACGGTCACCTAAAAATGAGGCTCCTTTGGAGGAATCCAAAACCCATAGGACACTGCTGCAGAAAAGTCTGAAGATGCCAGCAGAAAAAAAGATCTCAGAAGAAGATCGggatgaatatacatgtaaggaggGTTTTCACCATGAAGAAGGATTTTCTAATGACAATTCTCTGAAAGATAAATCTTATGTGTCGGAGAACCCAATATCAAGAAGATCTCAAGTAAAAAATGATGTTCTAAATACATTCAAGGAAAGAACCAGTGAAAGTGACAGAGTGATAGAAATAGATAAGGAAGAGATTTGTGCTAATAAACCTTGTGATGATCTGACTCCACTTCAGTCAGAGAAAGAGAGTCACATGATGACAGAGAGAAATGTTTGCAGAAGTTTATTCAAAGAAGCTGAGAACTCTTTCGAAGAATCATCAAAGCCTTCAGCATCCCATACCAAACCAACTACCTCTGTAGAAATATCCAGGAACATTCTAGATGCTGCTAATGCTTCCAAGGATGGAAACCAAGTTTCAGGTTTAGATCATGAAGACTTGGAGACTAAAATACAACAGAGCCATGAACTAAAAGTGGAAGatgacagtaaaaaaaattccttactAGGAAAGGAAGCGTGTGTCCCTAAAACAGCTTTCGTCCATGTCTCTGATGAAAAACAGCGTCAAGGAATTCAGACTCCAATCAGCTCTGGTTCTGTCTTGTCCCCTTCTAGCTCTCTACCTGTCAGAGCTGCAAGAGACAGCCATTCAGTGTCACAGAATGATCCAAATTTCTCCACGCCTGACAGCGCTCCATTGACTAGTGATAGTGGGGTTTGTACACCAGTACAGGATGACAAACGATTCACACCCACTGCTGCTGTAGCAAAACAATGTGTTCCTGGAGTCTTAGTCCAGGAGAACAACACATCAACAAATTCATCTTTTGCAACAAATGCCTCTCCTCCAGTTGATCAGTCATATATTGATAACCAAAGTCAGGGTATTCTCAGTGTCAGCAAGTCTGGAGAATCTCAGAGAAACTCGACTTTTGTTTCTTTCCAGAGCTCACCTGTGGATAAGCCCTATATAAGCTACTCAGTGTGTGCAATAGTTTCAACCCAGGGTACAACTCCAAGTTCCCAGAGCTACAGTAATTCTACACTTGGCAGCTCTTCGTCTACACTTAGTCCCTCTACATCTACAGCAGCAAGTGTCTGTAAGCCCTCCCAGAATTCCAGTGGTCAATCCCACAGTGCTTTCTCAGACTGGAACAGGAAGTCTGCACCTGTCAAACCTTTGACTTTCATCCCTCCAAAAAAGAATGTAACAATAACATCAACACAGCAAAATAAATCtgagaaaatcatgaccccattGGCATCAAAGAGCACTTTATCTCCAAATGTCACTCCTCCAAAAGTTACAGACTCTAAAAAAGAGCCAAATTCTCAGCAGCAGCTCGATGGGTGTTCCAAACAGGATAAAGATTGCCAATCTGGAAAACAAAAGCAAAAGTCATCAGGAAACAAATATGGCAGCACTGCAAAGTGGGTCCTGTCCCACTCAGAGAGATTCCTCCATGGGACAGATGAGCTAGACAAACAGGAAAAACAAGCAACCACAAGAGACACTACAAATCGGGAGAATAGAGGAGCTGATGAACATTCCAGTTTGAAGATAGATGTAGCAGAAGGTAAAGAAGACACTACAATCCAGGAGAAAAGAGGGGCTGATGAAAACTTCAGTGGAAAGGTTGAGGCAGCAGAAGGTGAAGGAGACAGGAAGGTAGAGCAGGAGGGGAAAAGAAATGAACAAGAATTAGGTCCTGAAGGAAGCAGCAAGTGTGCTAAGAGTGAGGGAGAGATTGGTAAAGAAGCTGAAGTCCAGGAAAAtactttaatttacaaaaaagagAATAACACTGCATCTGTTAAAAATATTGGTAATAGTGGTAGTATTTGGGTTAAGAAAGATTGCCAAGACACAACAATGAAACTAGATATCCATCAAAACAATACAACTCTTGACTATGAGTCTCCGTCAGACATATCTTCAAAGCTACAGGAACTGAACCATGATATGAGCAAAGGAGAAAAAGAACAGAGCTCAAATCACACAAGAAACACCACAGACTTGGTCAGAAGTCAAAGAGAACCTGGTGACTTTTATGTCAGTAGGTCATATCAGATGTATCCAAAGGAAGCCATGTTCCACAATGTCTCAAGCAGGCTGTACAATGAAAACCCAAAGAAAAAGGTCTACATTGATGGATCTCTTCAGGGAACTACCAGGAAAATGGAGGCAAAGAAGCAAGAGCAGCAAGAGAAAGGAAAAGATTCTGTAGACGGTGTTCATTCTGTAGACAGTGTTCATTCTGTAGACAGTGTTCATTCTGTTCAGAATAGGGAAACAGAAGGTGAAAATGCATGGAAGaaagatattaatttcataaaagacTCAAAACAAGAAGTAGAAAACATACCAATTATTGCTCAAAGAGAACTTGCAAGTGAGAGACAAGGAAAAGATTACTTAGACAGCTCAATGATGGGAAGAAGGGGTGTTACAGCAAGTAAAGAAGAAGCTGAAAGTAAAGGTAAACTTGAAACAAACAGAAATAGGAAGGATCTTAAAACAAGAGAAGCAGCTCCTCTCTGCGAGTCTGAAAGCTCAGACTTTGAAGCAGAACTGGGATTGACAGAATACAGCACAGATAATCATCCAGAGACTTTGATCAGGGAGAAGCCTCGAGAGCAGGAAAAAAGCACCAAAGCGGCAAGTACTTCCTGTGGTCCAAAGAAAACCAGTCAACCGGAACCTCCTCAATCTGTAAGACAAAAGGAAGGCAGTCGACCAGAACCTCAGCACAGCGTAAGAGAAGTTCCCACCATGCTGGCTAGGactttaagtgcaaaaaggttaAGTGCTTTGGTTGTCCGCCCAGAGAGCCCAGAGTCAGTGTATATCCTGTCGGAGATATTCCTAGCAATACTGATATTTCTTGTCTCAATGCTCTTTTTGTTCATCTGA